A single region of the Fimbriimonadaceae bacterium genome encodes:
- a CDS encoding NAD(P)/FAD-dependent oxidoreductase — protein MDRVDITIIGGGPCGLFASFYAGMRGMSVRIIDSLPELGGQLVALYPEKYVFDMPGFPKVFARDLAREMVIQGTQFNPEVVLGETALTLEEEPEGYTISTEKGRYPTRTVIISAGIGAFSPTKIGVAREDELEHKGIYYGVKEKAIFEGKRIAIVGGGDSAFDWCLNLEPIAKEIHLVHRRDQFRAHEDTVEHVKKSSVQMKLWSVVKELHGEDCLCGVTLENTQTKETERLDVDAVIVNIGFKSSLGPIKDWGLEIDKNQIVANPVSYETNKVGVFAVGDVCGFDGKLKLIATGVGEAVTAVCVAKTRLDPEAKLFPGHSSDRDL, from the coding sequence ATGGATCGCGTCGATATCACTATCATCGGAGGGGGCCCTTGCGGCCTCTTTGCGTCGTTCTATGCGGGGATGCGCGGGATGTCCGTTCGTATTATCGACAGCCTTCCCGAGCTTGGCGGACAGCTAGTTGCCCTCTATCCCGAGAAGTACGTTTTTGATATGCCGGGGTTTCCGAAGGTCTTTGCGAGGGATTTGGCGCGGGAGATGGTCATTCAGGGGACGCAGTTCAACCCGGAGGTGGTCTTGGGTGAGACGGCGCTGACCCTTGAAGAGGAGCCGGAGGGCTATACGATCTCGACCGAAAAGGGGCGGTATCCGACCCGAACCGTCATCATCTCAGCGGGCATTGGCGCGTTTTCACCGACGAAGATCGGGGTGGCGCGTGAGGATGAGCTGGAACACAAGGGCATCTATTACGGAGTTAAAGAGAAGGCGATCTTTGAGGGCAAGCGGATTGCGATCGTTGGTGGCGGGGACAGCGCTTTTGATTGGTGTCTGAACCTTGAGCCCATCGCCAAGGAGATTCACCTGGTCCACCGTAGAGATCAGTTTCGGGCTCACGAAGATACGGTTGAGCACGTGAAGAAGAGTTCGGTGCAGATGAAGCTTTGGAGCGTGGTGAAGGAGTTGCACGGTGAGGACTGCCTTTGCGGTGTGACTCTGGAGAACACGCAGACGAAGGAGACCGAGCGGCTTGATGTGGATGCAGTTATTGTTAACATCGGGTTTAAATCGAGCCTTGGCCCCATAAAAGACTGGGGTTTGGAGATTGACAAGAACCAAATTGTTGCAAATCCCGTCAGTTATGAGACGAACAAAGTTGGTGTCTTTGCTGTGGGGGATGTTTGCGGTTTCGACGGTAAACTCAAGCTCATTGCAACAGGCGTCGGAGAGGCCGTGACCGCGGTGTGTGTAGCGAAAACTCGGCTTGATCCTGAGGCAAAACTTTTTCCGGGACATAGTTCTGACAGAGATTTGTGA
- a CDS encoding ATP phosphoribosyltransferase, with the protein MVLKLGIPKGSLQEATFALFERAGFRFRTSSRSYQPVVDDPEIEPVLLRPQEIPTYVEDGVIDAGLTGHDWITDCGADVHEICELRYSKLTDNPIRIVLAVHQESHFEKLEHLAGKRIATEYVRLAERAFKDRGITADIEFSWGACEVKVPQLVDAIVVNTETGSSLRAHNLRIIETLLTSTTRFVAGKHAWADDWKRTKLESMAILLTGAMNASRLVGLKMNIPVEKKDEVLGLLPAIQNPTLSPLADAQWFAAEVILSEKEVRELIPALKRAGATGLVEYPLNKVIY; encoded by the coding sequence ATGGTTCTCAAACTCGGTATCCCAAAAGGCAGCCTGCAAGAGGCGACCTTTGCGCTGTTCGAGCGCGCGGGCTTCCGGTTTCGGACATCTTCACGATCCTATCAACCGGTCGTAGATGATCCCGAAATCGAACCCGTCTTGCTCCGTCCCCAAGAAATCCCGACCTACGTCGAGGATGGTGTGATCGACGCTGGCCTAACCGGGCATGACTGGATCACCGACTGCGGCGCGGACGTCCATGAGATCTGCGAACTGCGCTATTCCAAACTCACCGACAACCCCATCAGGATCGTTCTAGCCGTCCATCAAGAGAGCCATTTCGAGAAGCTGGAACACCTTGCAGGAAAGCGGATCGCCACCGAATATGTCCGCCTTGCCGAGCGGGCATTCAAGGATCGCGGCATCACCGCCGACATCGAGTTTAGCTGGGGGGCGTGCGAAGTCAAAGTCCCTCAACTCGTCGATGCGATTGTGGTCAACACCGAAACCGGCTCCTCCCTCCGGGCCCATAACCTCCGCATCATCGAGACGCTGTTGACGTCAACCACTCGGTTCGTGGCGGGAAAGCATGCCTGGGCCGACGATTGGAAGCGCACCAAGCTGGAGTCGATGGCGATTCTCCTCACCGGGGCGATGAACGCCAGCCGACTGGTTGGGCTCAAAATGAACATTCCGGTGGAGAAGAAGGATGAAGTTTTGGGGCTGCTTCCTGCAATCCAAAACCCAACCCTTTCGCCACTGGCCGATGCGCAATGGTTCGCTGCAGAAGTGATCCTAAGCGAGAAAGAGGTCCGCGAGCTCATCCCGGCCCTCAAACGCGCCGGGGCGACGGGCCTGGTGGAGTATCCGCTGAATAAAGTGATCTACTGA
- the proS gene encoding proline--tRNA ligase — MSSNKGITSRSEDYSRWYNELVERAQLAEHSGVRGCMVIRPNGYAVWELMQRGLDDMFKETGHENAYFPLLIPKSFLSKEAEHVDGFAKECAVVTHHRLMNAADGSGVVVDPDAKLEEELVIRPTSETVIWNQYKSWIQSYRDLPILINQWCNVMRWEMRTRLFLRTAEFLWQEGHTAHATLEEAEAETMQMVRVYQRFAEEFMAVPVLVGKKSDNEKFAGALHTYCIEALTQDLRVIQAGTSHNLGQNFAKAFDVTFTNAEGKIDHVYATSWGVSTRLIGTLIMAHSDDKGFVPPPRLAATQVVFVPMGRDEETRELTYGVSDKLAAELKGMRWKEMPIRVKVDKREKESPGFKYNDWELKGATIRVEVGPRDLEQNSVILSRRDTGEKMTLTLDQVVGEIPKLLDSIQQSLFDKALAFRNENTHRVDTWEEFEKAFEGEGGPGLVMAHWDGTNETAELIAAKTKATIRCIPFEPLDPADAQPGKCVLTGKPSEQRVVFAKAY; from the coding sequence ATGAGCAGCAACAAAGGGATCACGTCTCGCTCAGAAGACTACAGCAGATGGTACAACGAGCTGGTTGAGCGAGCTCAACTCGCCGAACACTCCGGCGTCCGCGGATGCATGGTCATTCGCCCGAACGGTTACGCCGTTTGGGAACTCATGCAGCGCGGCCTTGACGATATGTTCAAGGAGACCGGACACGAAAACGCTTACTTCCCTCTGCTGATCCCTAAATCTTTCTTGAGCAAAGAGGCCGAGCACGTTGATGGCTTTGCGAAAGAGTGCGCGGTGGTGACGCATCACCGACTTATGAACGCGGCGGACGGCTCGGGCGTGGTTGTAGACCCCGACGCCAAACTGGAAGAGGAGTTGGTCATCCGCCCGACCTCGGAAACGGTGATTTGGAACCAATACAAAAGTTGGATTCAGAGCTACCGCGACCTGCCGATTCTCATCAACCAGTGGTGCAACGTCATGCGCTGGGAGATGCGAACGCGTTTGTTCCTACGCACGGCTGAGTTTCTTTGGCAGGAGGGGCACACCGCCCACGCGACCCTTGAGGAGGCCGAAGCCGAGACCATGCAGATGGTGCGCGTGTATCAGCGCTTTGCCGAGGAGTTCATGGCGGTGCCGGTTTTGGTTGGGAAGAAGTCGGACAACGAGAAGTTTGCCGGGGCTTTGCACACCTACTGTATCGAGGCTTTAACGCAAGACCTTCGCGTCATTCAAGCGGGGACTTCACACAACCTAGGGCAGAACTTCGCCAAGGCTTTCGACGTGACGTTCACCAACGCCGAAGGCAAGATCGACCACGTTTATGCGACGTCATGGGGCGTTTCTACGCGGTTGATCGGGACGCTCATCATGGCGCACTCCGACGACAAGGGCTTTGTCCCGCCGCCCCGGCTTGCGGCAACACAGGTCGTTTTCGTGCCGATGGGACGCGACGAAGAGACTCGTGAACTCACCTACGGAGTGAGCGATAAGCTTGCGGCTGAACTGAAAGGCATGCGCTGGAAGGAGATGCCGATCCGCGTTAAAGTCGACAAGCGCGAGAAGGAGTCGCCGGGCTTTAAGTACAACGATTGGGAGCTGAAAGGTGCGACGATCCGGGTGGAAGTCGGGCCGCGTGACCTTGAGCAGAACTCCGTGATCCTCTCCCGCCGAGATACGGGCGAGAAGATGACGCTGACCTTGGATCAGGTCGTAGGGGAGATCCCGAAGCTGCTGGATTCCATTCAGCAAAGTCTGTTCGACAAAGCTCTCGCATTCCGTAACGAAAACACGCACCGCGTGGATACGTGGGAAGAGTTTGAGAAGGCGTTCGAAGGCGAAGGCGGCCCGGGGCTGGTCATGGCGCATTGGGACGGCACCAATGAAACGGCAGAACTGATCGCGGCGAAGACAAAGGCGACGATCCGGTGTATTCCGTTCGAGCCGCTCGATCCGGCGGATGCTCAGCCTGGGAAGTGTGTGTTGACGGGTAAGCCGAGCGAACAGCGGGTTGTGTTTGCGAAGGCGTACTAG
- a CDS encoding AraC family transcriptional regulator, with protein sequence MEFYGRQIRANTLDGMRVIELVYPASLMMPMHVHDNPYITFILAGSCVEHLDNGSRELNTRTLAFTPAGMPHADQIGPEEMHSINIEFFGERGRHLTETTRVLEVPHTIEAGPAIQLAERLYAEIRRNDAVATLAIESVVLDILTEAARLGNPTERDIPKWILTAKSFIESNYSKGLKVREIADLVGVHPIHLTRMFQRHFDCSIAEYVRELRLAAAVRLVRDTELPLSQIAVQTGFADQSHLTRTFQTSMGMTPARFRRNRFAL encoded by the coding sequence ATGGAATTCTATGGGCGTCAGATAAGGGCCAATACGTTGGATGGCATGCGTGTGATTGAGTTGGTCTATCCAGCATCACTCATGATGCCGATGCATGTCCATGACAATCCGTATATCACCTTTATCCTTGCGGGAAGCTGCGTTGAGCACCTTGACAACGGTTCTCGCGAGCTGAACACACGAACCCTCGCCTTTACGCCTGCGGGCATGCCTCACGCCGACCAGATTGGACCGGAAGAGATGCACAGCATCAATATCGAGTTCTTTGGCGAGCGAGGCCGACACCTGACCGAAACCACACGGGTTCTTGAAGTTCCCCATACCATCGAGGCTGGGCCAGCGATCCAGCTTGCCGAGCGGCTTTATGCTGAGATTCGACGGAACGATGCGGTCGCGACGTTAGCTATCGAGTCGGTTGTGCTTGATATCCTCACCGAAGCTGCAAGACTTGGCAACCCAACCGAGCGCGATATCCCCAAGTGGATTCTTACAGCGAAGTCTTTTATCGAATCGAACTACAGCAAGGGCTTGAAGGTACGAGAGATCGCCGATCTGGTTGGCGTTCACCCGATCCACCTCACCCGCATGTTCCAGCGCCACTTCGACTGCTCGATTGCCGAGTACGTTCGTGAGCTAAGGCTTGCCGCAGCGGTGCGGTTGGTGCGGGACACAGAGTTGCCGCTTTCGCAGATCGCGGTGCAGACCGGATTTGCCGATCAGAGCCACCTGACGCGGACGTTCCAAACATCGATGGGAATGACCCCGGCACGATTCCGACGCAATCGGTTTGCGCTTTAG
- a CDS encoding response regulator transcription factor, with protein sequence MKVLIVDDEQTLLETVENKLRKEGFSTFTAESAEDGMRLFRRAKPDLIILDIMLPQRSGYDLCKAVRRESTTPIIFLSARAEETDRVRGLEMGADDYVIKPFNLSELTARVKAVLRRASGDKPIEVVESGNLRIDPASHETLIDGKPQSLSPKEFALLHFLVKNAGQVFSRETLLDRVWGKDAFVSPRTVDVHVRWLRTRIEPDPDNATRLMTVRGVGYKFVG encoded by the coding sequence ATGAAAGTTTTAATCGTCGACGACGAACAGACGTTGCTGGAAACGGTAGAGAATAAGCTTCGGAAGGAGGGGTTCTCTACCTTTACGGCAGAGTCGGCTGAGGACGGAATGCGCCTCTTTCGGCGCGCAAAGCCCGACTTGATTATTCTGGACATCATGCTCCCACAGAGATCAGGCTACGACCTCTGCAAAGCCGTACGACGGGAGTCGACGACCCCGATCATCTTCCTTTCGGCACGAGCCGAGGAGACTGACCGCGTTCGCGGTTTGGAGATGGGGGCGGACGATTACGTCATCAAACCGTTCAACCTTAGCGAGCTTACGGCAAGGGTGAAAGCTGTGCTTCGCCGCGCCTCGGGCGATAAGCCGATTGAGGTTGTGGAGAGCGGAAATCTGCGCATCGACCCAGCGAGCCACGAGACGCTTATCGACGGCAAACCGCAAAGCCTTTCTCCGAAGGAGTTTGCTCTGCTTCACTTCTTGGTCAAGAACGCCGGGCAGGTTTTCAGCAGGGAAACGCTGCTCGATCGGGTGTGGGGCAAAGATGCATTTGTGAGTCCGAGGACGGTGGATGTTCACGTGCGCTGGCTCAGAACGCGGATTGAGCCGGACCCGGATAACGCCACGCGACTCATGACTGTTCGCGGTGTGGGTTATAAGTTTGTGGGCTAG
- a CDS encoding heme o synthase — MKTASNFAKYAFGVLIYNLFVIAWGVAVRATGSGDGCGQNWPNCDGAVIPIFHDAATFLEYGHRVSTMISGLLVLGMMAWAIVGFPKGHIVRKASAATLFFLILEALIGRELVMKGYVVHDTSAMRVFWLSVHLLNTLVFIGCIAAVVFWASGHATPKFKGQGAIGWAIGAAILGMFVLGVSGAMSALGDTLFPSDGLLNGIKQDFTPGVHFLVSLRPLHPLIATSVALYMILLAGLLVKFRPSEHVTRGSKWVVGLVIVQMAIGVVNLLLQAPLVMQLLHLLGADLMWLAFLYLSMSALASNVQHTEEFTEDQEQAPELHGMDLVKAYVALTKPRVISLLLFTTLTAMIMAAGGWPGVTLFSIVAIGGYMAAGAANAINMVIDRDIDRTMKRTSKRPTVTSAIPATNALMFGFGLAALSFVLLWLGANLLCAIMALAGLVFYVIVYTLMLKRRTWHNIVIGGAAGSFPPMVGWAAVTNDLSAFAWILFALIFVWTPVHFWALALMIKDDYAKAGVPMLPVVRGERVTVIQIMMYAVLTAIISILPMFMKNVGLLYVGVAVLLNVGLFVKCIGLFKTTERPQALSLYKFSMTYLFALFLTLAIDRIGGW; from the coding sequence ATGAAGACCGCCTCTAACTTCGCCAAGTACGCTTTTGGCGTTCTCATCTACAACCTTTTCGTGATCGCTTGGGGTGTTGCCGTTCGTGCGACGGGATCGGGCGACGGGTGTGGACAGAACTGGCCCAATTGCGATGGCGCGGTCATCCCGATTTTCCACGACGCGGCGACCTTCCTTGAGTATGGTCACCGTGTCTCCACGATGATTTCTGGCTTGCTCGTGCTTGGAATGATGGCATGGGCAATCGTCGGCTTCCCGAAAGGCCACATCGTTCGCAAGGCTTCCGCGGCAACGCTTTTCTTCCTCATTCTCGAAGCTCTTATTGGTCGAGAGTTGGTGATGAAGGGTTATGTCGTACACGACACGTCTGCGATGAGGGTGTTTTGGCTGTCGGTTCACCTTCTGAACACGCTCGTTTTCATTGGGTGTATCGCTGCAGTAGTCTTCTGGGCAAGCGGACATGCAACACCCAAGTTCAAGGGTCAGGGAGCGATTGGCTGGGCGATTGGTGCGGCAATCCTTGGCATGTTTGTGCTTGGCGTGAGCGGCGCGATGAGCGCCCTCGGCGACACGCTTTTCCCGAGCGACGGGCTGCTTAACGGCATCAAGCAAGATTTCACACCGGGCGTACACTTTCTGGTCAGCCTTCGTCCGCTTCACCCGCTGATTGCGACCTCTGTGGCTCTGTATATGATTCTGTTGGCAGGGTTGCTCGTGAAATTCCGACCCAGCGAACACGTAACGCGTGGCTCGAAGTGGGTCGTCGGATTGGTCATCGTACAGATGGCGATTGGAGTGGTCAATCTCCTGTTGCAGGCTCCGCTCGTGATGCAGCTGCTTCACCTTCTCGGTGCCGATCTGATGTGGCTCGCCTTCCTTTATCTGAGCATGTCGGCACTGGCGAGCAACGTTCAGCATACAGAGGAGTTCACAGAGGATCAGGAGCAGGCCCCAGAGCTGCATGGCATGGACCTCGTGAAGGCTTATGTTGCCCTCACTAAGCCCCGAGTCATCAGCCTTCTCCTCTTTACGACCTTGACCGCGATGATCATGGCGGCAGGCGGGTGGCCGGGCGTGACCCTCTTTAGCATCGTCGCCATCGGCGGCTATATGGCAGCCGGTGCGGCGAACGCGATTAACATGGTCATCGACCGTGACATCGACCGGACGATGAAGCGCACAAGCAAGCGTCCGACGGTTACCAGCGCGATCCCTGCGACGAATGCGCTGATGTTTGGCTTTGGGTTGGCGGCACTGTCATTTGTTCTGCTGTGGCTGGGTGCCAACCTGCTTTGCGCGATCATGGCGCTGGCGGGGCTTGTCTTCTATGTGATCGTTTACACGCTGATGCTCAAGCGCCGAACCTGGCACAACATCGTGATCGGCGGCGCGGCGGGCTCGTTCCCCCCGATGGTTGGGTGGGCAGCAGTCACAAACGATCTTTCGGCATTTGCGTGGATTCTTTTTGCTCTGATTTTTGTCTGGACGCCGGTACACTTCTGGGCGCTGGCTCTCATGATCAAGGACGATTACGCAAAGGCGGGTGTGCCCATGTTGCCCGTGGTTCGAGGGGAGCGTGTCACGGTCATTCAGATCATGATGTATGCGGTGCTGACCGCGATAATCAGCATTCTGCCCATGTTCATGAAAAACGTCGGCCTCCTTTACGTGGGCGTCGCCGTCCTGCTCAACGTGGGACTCTTTGTGAAGTGCATCGGATTGTTCAAAACAACCGAGCGTCCACAGGCTCTCAGTTTGTATAAGTTTTCTATGACATACCTGTTCGCGCTATTTTTGACATTGGCGATTGACCGCAT
- a CDS encoding DUF1232 domain-containing protein — protein sequence MSQIPSSRYPWMRIAALFVGGLAYGVSPVDLIPDLIPVLGLADDVALWATILAYALILRQKTKMAKRKEITAPVR from the coding sequence ATGAGTCAAATTCCTTCAAGCCGTTATCCTTGGATGCGCATAGCCGCGCTGTTTGTCGGCGGATTGGCTTACGGCGTGTCTCCGGTTGACCTCATTCCTGACCTTATTCCTGTGCTTGGCCTCGCCGACGACGTGGCATTATGGGCGACGATTTTGGCCTACGCGCTGATCCTTCGACAAAAGACGAAGATGGCGAAGCGGAAGGAAATCACCGCCCCCGTGCGGTAA
- a CDS encoding histidine triad nucleotide-binding protein, with translation MPMPTLFTKIIEREIPAEIVYEDDHCVAFKDISPQAPVHVLIVPRQEIAGVASVPNSGDHQHLINAARKIAEKFGLDDGYRLVINQGIDAGQTVDHLHMHLLGGRKFDWPPG, from the coding sequence TTGCCTATGCCAACTCTGTTTACAAAAATTATCGAAAGAGAGATTCCCGCCGAGATCGTCTATGAAGACGATCACTGCGTCGCCTTTAAGGACATCAGTCCGCAGGCTCCCGTCCACGTCCTCATCGTGCCCCGACAAGAGATCGCCGGGGTGGCGTCCGTCCCCAATTCCGGCGATCATCAGCACCTCATCAACGCCGCACGAAAAATCGCCGAGAAGTTCGGCCTTGACGACGGCTATCGTCTGGTGATCAATCAGGGCATCGACGCTGGTCAGACCGTGGACCATCTGCACATGCACCTGCTAGGCGGACGGAAGTTCGATTGGCCGCCGGGCTAG